From one Babylonia areolata isolate BAREFJ2019XMU chromosome 35, ASM4173473v1, whole genome shotgun sequence genomic stretch:
- the LOC143278074 gene encoding LHFPL tetraspan subfamily member 2 protein-like encodes MCYVIITCRSLLWTLLSVASFLMLLAAVTSPQWLVGFSRQRGLSSQPVSANTSEASDDGGGTATPGQSSYQPTLGIYNRCLKLVQYRVVPRREHCATYVTDFGMPDAEFPDAWKACLVFFGLGGGLLLMTAISALLSLCARTVCGKSVFTLAGLLQSIAGLMCVLGLVVYPAGWGTDKVKDYCGQYAGPFNMDRCQLGWSFYLAVGGTVLSFLCAMLSIQADSATSCHKVEEEILEGKNLICVL; translated from the exons ATGTGCTACGTCATCATCACGTGTCGCTCCCTGCTGTGGACGCTGCTCTCCGTGGCGTCATTCCTCATGCTGCTGGCCGCCGTGACGTCACCGCAGTGGCTGGTGGGCTTCAGTCGTCAGCGGGGCCTCAGCTCCCAGCCTGTCAGCGCCAACACTTCGgaag CCTCAGACGACGGAGGAGGCACAGCCACCCCGGGACAGTCCTCCTACCAGCCCACGCTGGGCATCTACAACCGCTGCCTGAAGCTGGTGCAGTACAGGGTGGTGCCCCGCAGGGAGCACTGCGCCACCTACGTCACGGACTTCGGGATGCCGGACGCCGAGTTCCCGGACGCCTGGAAGGCCTGCCTGGTCTTCTTCGGCCTGGGCGGCGGGCTCCTGCTGATGACGGCCATCTCCGCCCTGCTCAGCCTCTGTGCCCGCACCGTGTGCGGGAAGAGCGTGTTCACCCTGGCGGGGCTGCTGCAGAGCATTGctg GTCTGATGTGCGTGCTGGGTCTGGTCGTGTACCCGGCCGGCTGGGGAACTGACAAGGTCAAGGACTACTGCGGCCAGTACGCCGGACCTTTCAACATGGACAGGTGTCAGCTGG GGTGGTCGTTCTACCTGGCCGTGGGGGGCACCGTGCTATCCTTCCTGTGCGCCATGCTGTCCATCCAGGCGGACTCGGCCACCTCCTGTcacaaggtggaggaggagatccTGGAGGGGAAGAACCTCATCTGCGTCCTCTAG